One Tetrapisispora phaffii CBS 4417 chromosome 2, complete genome genomic region harbors:
- the VPS36 gene encoding ESCRT-II subunit protein VPS36 (similar to Saccharomyces cerevisiae VPS36 (YLR417W); ancestral locus Anc_4.288), which translates to MECWHYVEVTKSGQPILRENEKDILIEDKIGLYHGKNRIKNRQSGRLFLTTQRLIYVDDVNPVKYSVCLELDDIDHLEYSSRFLKRSAKVILFLLDMGNLKSGGQSTSKAEGPINEVSTWVCPICMFTNETEGVLTENTFPSPICENCGVPLVYEMTMNTINIIDNKLGNSDSNLEGSGEKNLNACPACTFINHALIKNCEICGARLPNAKIRSHNVNHEDSRVLIELDCKLLRDKSNKNSNLEADFVQFSFRKGDGLLFSQALEKSLEDIKNLRQKNSFNEGIVSINGISIGIKETVELPYLEKRLNKFGITSLENSRETQLANNDILLSNALTDLNQLMSLANDIEKVFKTHMKNETDNLQNKPSFLIDREKFYNKSMFLNEIAREIFQFVITEFKSEKNDDIIMVTLVDLYALYNKTMRIGMGYISPSEMREACGRFEVLGLTSLKLKKLNGRVLCLSSENSFDYINNQIIKLLEDEPGCDILQITQTMNKHSTGTSWTIGIITEVLENCINKGEIVIDEQLSGLTYYKNDIWI; encoded by the coding sequence ATGGAATGTTGGCATTATGTGGAAGTAACAAAATCTGGTCAACCGATTTTAagagaaaatgaaaaggatattttaattgaagataaaattgGGTTATATCATGGTAAAAATAGAATCAAAAATCGTCAATCTGGTAGATTATTTTTGACTACCCAAAGACTTATATATGTAGATGACGTGAATCCTGTTAAATACTCAGTTTGTTTAGAGTTAGATGATATAGATCATCTGGAATATTCATCAAGGTTTTTGAAACGATCTGCAAAagtaattttgtttttactTGATATGGGCAATTTAAAAAGTGGTGGCCAGTCAACGAGCAAAGCGGAAGGACCAATTAATGAAGTTTCCACTTGGGTTTGCCCTATATGTATGTTCACCAATGAAACAGAAGGGGTATTAACAGAAAATACTTTCCCATCGCCAATATGTGAAAATTGTGGGGTTCCTTTAGTTTATGAGATGACAATGAACacaattaatataattgataataaactGGGTAATTCTGATTCTAACTTAGAAGGCTCGGGAGAGAAGAATCTCAATGCATGTCCTGCTTGTACTTTCATTAACCATGCATTGATAAAGAACTGTGAAATTTGTGGTGCAAGGTTACCGAATGCTAAAATAAGGAGTCACAATGTCAATCATGAAGATTCTAGAGTTTTAATCGAATTAGATTGTAAACTTCTCAGAGACAAAAGTaacaaaaattcaaatctaGAGGCAGATTTTGTACAATTTAGTTTTAGGAAGGGAGATGGCTTGTTATTTTCTCAAGCATTGGAAAAATCACTAGAAGACATCAAGAATCTAAgacaaaaaaattcatttaatgaGGGTATTGTGTCGATCAATGGTATTTCTATTGGAATTAAGGAAACCGTTGAATTACCTTACCTCGAAAAGagattaaataaatttggtATCACGAGTTTAGAAAATAGCAGAGAGACTCAATTAGCTAATAACGATATTCTTTTGAGTAATGCATTAACAgatttaaatcaattaatgtCACTTGctaatgatattgaaaaagtATTTAAAACTCatatgaaaaatgaaaccGACAACTTACAAAACAAACCTTCATTTCTTATTGACAGGGAAaagttttataataaatccATGTTCTTGAATGAAATTGCTCgtgaaatttttcaattcgTGATTACAGAATTCAAATCTGAAAAGAACgatgatataataatggtGACCTTAGTTGATCTTTATGCTTTATATAACAAGACAATGAGAATCGGTATGGGATATATATCTCCAAGCGAAATGAGGGAAGCATGTGGAAGATTTGAAGTATTAGGGTTaacttctttaaaattgaaaaagctTAATGGCCGTGTTTTGTGTCTTTCTTCTGAAAACTCATTTGATTACATCAATAAtcaaatcattaaattacTGGAAGATGAGCCTGGTTGTgatattttacaaattaCTCAAACCATGAACAAGCATTCAACAGGTACTTCTTGGACAATAGGTATCATAACCGAGGTGTTAGAAAATTGCATAAATAAAGGTGAAATTGTCATTGATGAACAATTAAGTGGATTGACGTACTacaaaaatgatatttggATATGA